caaaacacaGACAAGAATGTACTCGTATATGCTCTAATATGGGCTGCTATTGAAATATGAATCGCAGGATGACTGAAGTAAAAATGTTCTTCGtcaaatttcatatttatccCCAGGAAAACAAACCTCTGTACTCGTTCGAGGACAGCGGTGACTACGTGTCTGACGCCCGTTGGTCACCCGTGCACCCAGCCCTATTTGCGGCCGTGGACGCGCACGGTCGACTGGACCTCTGGAACCTTAACCGGGATACTGAGGTATTTAGTCTTTGCAATAAAACATctaactttttaaatgaaaatggaCTACAAATAAATGATGCCCGATGATGACcctttagattatatttttatacattatgtattataaaaatttataatcttGAAATTAGTGATGATGTGATTTATCCAGGTGCCCATAGCATCCATCACGTCGCAAGATGGCGTGGCGTTCAACCGAGTGTCTTGGTCTCCGAATGGAGCGTTGCTGACTGCGGGCGATGACGCTGGCAAGATATGGGTTTACGAATTGGCAGAGGTATGGTGGCTACATCGATAGATGAGCAAATATTTGAAAAGGAATCTTTTTGGTTCCTCACGTTCGGCCTCAGCATACTCTTTGGCAGCATTATCGGCACAGGGATAATTTGGTTTAGTTATGTCGATATAATAAGTCATCGCAATCCATTCCGTTggactattatcaattataactAACAATTGTGTTCATGTCGTTCCCTTTCAGCAAGTGTATCAGCCTCGCCACGACGAGTGGACGAAGTTAGTGTACACCCTGCAGGAGCTCCGTAACAACCAATTGGACGAGGAGACGGACCGGCTCAGTGTGACCAGCGGACCGCCTTCCCTTGGCAGCCTGACTTCGCTGGCTAGCAACCCGCTCAGGTGAGATACTCATTTTGACACTACATGCACGCGACAGCACCGTCGCCAAATGTTCCGTTCATCCGAACATGTCTCCATCAGAAGTGGTCGAGAACCGTAACAAACTTGGTTCCAAAATTGAAACGTTGCTGCAGACGTGTTGTGATGTGTGACGACAGGTTCGTTCGTTTCTGCCGAGAAAACCTCCTTTCGTCGTGTCTCCTCAATTTGAAGGTACCCTATCCTTGTCCAATTTCGCAGTCATCTGAAAAAAAAGCCAAACTGGCTTCCAGAAAGCTGGGTGTTTTGACTTTTGGGTAGGGCTAAGCAGTATTTTACTAAGGTACGACTTATGCAGCTCAACAAGACTCAAGTAGGAGCTCTTATGGAATATTGCTCACATTTCTGGGCCAGTGCTCCCCCAAATACAAGCTTCTTCCTTTTCACCAAATTCAGCTATGGGCTGGATCGGCTTATTTCTCTTCGCAGAGGCATTGCGTCTCTTTGCGTTCTCTCAAAGTGTACTAAAGAGTGTGAGTGTTCTGCTTCGTTTCAACACCGAACGAGCCGTATCAATTCCAAATTTCATCAGCTTATCAATTCATCAGCAGAaatgtggaatcgactcccggtaTTCCTCTTCCCTGGAGATACGAAAATGGCGCAACTGCCCTTTCTAGGCGTCCCGTAAGCTCATTGGGTcctctattttatttaaaaaatcataataaatatatatcttaggGTAGGGGGTAGACCAGTTCTACCGGACACTACTAGttcaaaatatgtttgtattatagatatagatatTTCAGAGATGTCTTTACCGGTTGGTGCTTACACAAAATGCTTGTGACAGCATTCCtagcttttctttaaaaaacgcAAACTGGTGGCACATTTCACTCATGTATGAAAACAGCTTAAACATTTAGTACTATACAAGCTAGGCTTAAAAACACCAATAGCGCCTCTACTGGAGAAGAACTCTTACTGAAATGTGAACTAGAATTggcaattttgaatttagatgatattaattttagataaCTGATGCGGTGGGACATTCGCTGCGGGTGGAAACTGTAATCAGGGCTTGGGAGAGAGCATAAACCGAGTGAGATATGAAAAGCTGTATCAGAGGCCCATGTATAATTTCAACAGAGGACATATATCTATggtgtcaaaacattatattttttaacattaaatttccAATCTTAAAACTAAACCCTCGCTTAAAACAAGTCTAGAATATGGGCCTAAATTGGAAAAATTCAAGGAAaggctttatttataaaagaaatgcaATTTATTATAGTCATGTTTTGTTTGAACTTTCAAATGATAGAGTAGTTAACTACTACagctacaataaaaaaaaatttggtgCATATATTTCTAACTaggttaaattatttcttaattattatttatatactttctaAGGgttgtaatatgtatatgttgtgCAACTGATTGAATTTGAGTGTTGGAAGTAAATGACTAGTTCATGGTTTCAATATGGAAGCCAccattttaatactaaaataaccTTGAATTGCCGATTGTGCAAAAAATACTCAAACTTACTTCAATCcttaatatattcattaattgGTAATGAATAGATGTTACTACTTACACAATACATTAAATCTactaatttaacatataaattcaGTACCTTATATATTCCAATGTTAACATGTTATGTATAATTAGAGAACTATTTATTAAAGGCAGGtattataagatttagttGTGATCTATTTTAAGTTTACTGTTCTTATGtgcttataacaaaataaataaattgcttaTGACTATATCTTTAATGCAATAATTAAATCCAGAACCCAAAATATTGAGTAACTGCATGATTTTTACCATTTTACcaacaatttgtaaataaaacatgcaGTGACCTCttacaaatgtattatttattcaggTCTAAATGGTATTGCAATTTTTCCTTTAGAAAGGTTAACTTCATCCCAACAAATACACTGTAAACTCTTACGATCCATTATGTCAGTATACAGTTTGCCATCTAAGTGATCCATTTCATGTTGTACAATCCTTGCTGGCCACCCATGGTATGAATGGCATGTTTCTTCCCCATCACCATTATAgcctgaaaattaaatttagaaataggaaatatgaataataatgacTGTATGCAATATGTTAGAATGTGcagattactcaaaatctgaAAAAGATACAAAAGCATTCATAAACAGAGGGAAAAATATATGGCCTATGTagtgagaaaaaaatacatacataaagaTTGTAATTCTATTTGTGTATTTAGTGGTATTCAAGTTTTAaccaatttaattaagaaaacgaAATATAGGATGCTACTTGTGAATTCACATTAGCCACATCCACCTCCCTCAAACAACCACAAAAACTGTCCTTAAAGCATACAAACAGTCCTTGAACTTTGATTGTGTTCCTTGAGGAGTGGAGATTAGAGCTGTGGGATTTAAGTGCCAAAGATTAAAGTTGGTGCTTGGTAGATACTACCCGTGAGCCCAGTATAATCCCTGAATTATTtggctgccagcattaaaggtacaagGTGGCATTAATGCCACAGGaactaaacttttaaaattcatttttgtttaccattataagataataataagatgtttgcatatattgaattttgtatgCGATAGAAATATGCCACAAATCATCAAACACTAGGTTTAGTTACCTGAAACTTGTACAGCTTGATATCTCGCTACTTCAGCTTGAAATGATCGTATACTCTCACATCCCTCAGTATGCACTACTTTTTTGTAATCTAATACTTTTAACCTGGGGTTAACATAGACCTTAAATGAAACATGTTATTTGATATATGAAATATGACTAATAAAGTTACAACAccaattaaaagaaaataagagAGTATGAGAGAAAACAACATTGTTTATTCTTCAGACATACTCACAGTCAAAGGTATTTCATACATGCAtctactttttataatttctggTAGTTCAGACTTTATTTCCTTGATTGTATGTCTCATaacaaatattcttttattaatacctATTTGAGGTGCAGACATTCCAACGCTTCCATAATTTTTGAGAACATGTTGTAAAATTGTGATGATGTTTTGAATCTCAGGCGATCTTATTTTATCTAAAGGGACATCTTCTGAAATTTTACGTAACGTGGGATCCCCTATTTGGGTAACATGTTCATATGGTGGATTTATTGTTCCTCGACTAGGCGATAATTTAGCGTACCAATTCAATGTTTTTCTAAGAACTCCCATTGCGTTGTCTcaattagaatattattaaaatgatacataagtaaataatttattaaacgttCAAACTTTATGCATGATAACGAGGATACTTGACAAAAACCAACAGAAAGatcaaaatacatatactatTGATCGTAATCAAAGTCAAACTCACACTCCAAGTCTCCAAAATGTATCGGAATTTGATATACAGAAGTCAGCCCCGAGCTCGCGCTAAATCTCGTTTCGGATATCAGTATTCAGTAATCCTGTCCTGTAATCAGTAATCAGTATCACCCAAAGTATTAATATCATCGTGACTGTCTGATTGTCAATTATCACTTGACACTTTACGCAATTGATTATTGACATaacaaacatacaatttacattttagaatttagaatTGGATTTCTAGCAGGCCGCTACTAACACACCGCTacgaaattattaaacaacaaattgtaatattaatttcagttGTAATAGTTTCACTGTAGAAAGATTAGTATTGTGTTTAAGAAGCGAAATTTCCAATcgtttgaatttatattttagtttaactcGTATAACGTATTGTACCACTTTTATACTGGTACGTACTTTGCGAACTTCACTCGgagtaacttttatttattgacttcCATTTAATTTTCCAGTTTCCACCCGTgctgattataaaaatagtttaattcaaatataggAGTAATAAGTGatcattataagttttatattatttatccagaataagaaaaaataaacttattctAAAGTTTATGCAAAGTAAGTaaagctatttgcattttaaatgACCTTTAGCCTTGTTAAACACTATTTTGAGTTATCAAAAGAAGTAATATcagttaattgttatttaatagatattacTTCTTTTGATATGTACATGTTTTCACCCAAACATTATATGATTTTAGATGCTTAAACTAAGACTATTACCTCGAACGACAGGAATAATAAAACGAGCAATGTCTACGCAGGAACAAGACGTTTTATTTGAGAATCTCAATAATGCAGGCATTATTACTCTAAATCGTCCTAAGGCTCTGAACTCGCTTAATACTTCTATGGTAACAAAACTTTTACAGCAGCTAAGGGATTGGGAAAATAACAAAAGCCTGGTGATTGTGAAAGGTGCAGGTGAAAAGGCTTTTTGTGCTGGAGGAGACGTAAAATCGGCAATAGATAGAGTAGAGGGGCCGAGATTCTTTCATACtgaatataatgtaaattatttaattggaaAATATAAGATCCCGTACATAGCATTTATAAATGGGGTAACAATGGGAGGTGGTGTAGGAGTATCAGTGCATGGAAGATACAGAGTAGCTACAGAGAAGACTGTTGTGGCAATGCCTGAAACAAAGATTGGCTTATTCCCAGATGTAGGGGCATCTTATTTTCTACCAAGGCTACAGGTTAACTTAGGAATGTATTTGGGTCTCACAGGTAAGCATATATTTGCTTATTTATTCTACTTGCATTTTGATTTTTCTTATTCTgtcacatataatataaaattcacgAACAGGCTTTTAATGTAGATAaatctgtttatttaatttaattattatcatcatCGTAACATTTTATCACTAGATAGATGCTGTTATATATGATGTAACTTCTTATCAATTTTGTCTCTATGTAAACATGAACTTTGTTCatttttacatattcaaaaaaatatgagtgagtatttttaagttattttatagttagGCTCACAGATTAGCTTACCTACAACGCACCTTATACTAAATCtcaacaaatgaaataaaaaaataatctaaaatctCAATTGTTTTGATTTGAAGTATGTTTGTAgctaacattaattttaccaatgttaaatatattttttaatcaaaataatacatatttcagGGGATAGATTAAAAGGCAAAGATGTTGTTAAGGCTGGTATTGCTACACATTTTGTCTCTAGCAAGCGTTTGTATGAGCTAGAGAAGCTGTTATCTCGGTGTACCAATGACAACGAAGTCCTTTCATTACTGAACAAATTTCATGAACCATCAGAAGAGTTTTCTTTAGCTGACAACATAAAGCATATCAATTACTGCTTTGCGGCATCTACTCTTGAGGAAATTATTGAACGTCTTGAAAAAGTACAAAATGACTGGTCCCTTAAGACAATTCAGGTAAAGTTTGTGTTAGtaaatttgtgtaaaatactGAAGAATTTGTTCTTAATGTATGATAATAGTTACACTACATCAACAAGAACAGTAGCTTATGATAGGaatatgattaattattatgcaCTTTAGGCCATAGGGCTCCTCAAGAAGTTGCCAGAATCCCAATGCCTTGGAAGATAATATTCCCGTTGAATATCTTTTTTGTCACCTCTGTAACAGTGCATGAACGCGCGcgtctattttttttttcctttgaaTGTATCAAATGAATATCAAATCTCCATGACCACTTCCAGGTTTGCGTGGTTTTGGTTTTGTATTAACATCTGAAgcttttttaactttttgcattacatttttactatattaaataatggttataaaatacaaagaaatgaaaattaaaaacaaatcaacaTCTTTAACACGTTTAAACCTACATCTATTCACATATTTCACAAGTGTACAATTAATCATTGTAATTTCCAGACGCTTCGTCAGATGTGTCCAGGATCCCTGAAAATAACGCTTCGGGCCCTGCAGCGTGGAGCCCAACTGGAGTTGCCACAGTGTCTAAAAATGGAGTACCGCCTGGCCTGTCGAGCTACCGAGAACCATGATTTCCCTGAAGGTATCTTTAAAGTCTCATAATTTTCTGTCATAGACTCGTAGACTCTTACATAAAAAGTCTAACCTGAAAACGAATTATCGTATTTTAACTGACTTCAAACCGACCTTCATACAAAATTGCATTTCCAAGGTGTGCGCGCTCTGCTAATAGACAAGGACAACAAACCCAAGTGGCAGCATTCGTCCCTCTCTGACGTCGATGATGATTACGTCGAAGATTACTTTAAGAAACTCCCGCAAGACAAAGAACTGCAATTCTTCGACGCCAAACTGTAATCTGTAATTGTATGTCTATAGCTGCgatataatcttatttttttgtaatattttttgtaactaaAGAAGTGCCTTGATGTACTTACATGAATATGTTAATACTTCcgaattgtatttatatttttttaa
This is a stretch of genomic DNA from Pieris brassicae chromosome 1, ilPieBrab1.1, whole genome shotgun sequence. It encodes these proteins:
- the LOC123708465 gene encoding peptide deformylase, mitochondrial-like, whose product is MGVLRKTLNWYAKLSPSRGTINPPYEHVTQIGDPTLRKISEDVPLDKIRSPEIQNIITILQHVLKNYGSVGMSAPQIGINKRIFVMRHTIKEIKSELPEIIKSRCMYEIPLTVYVNPRLKVLDYKKVVHTEGCESIRSFQAEVARYQAVQVSGYNGDGEETCHSYHGWPARIVQHEMDHLDGKLYTDIMDRKSLQCICWDEVNLSKGKIAIPFRPE
- the LOC123708451 gene encoding 3-hydroxyisobutyryl-CoA hydrolase, mitochondrial codes for the protein MLKLRLLPRTTGIIKRAMSTQEQDVLFENLNNAGIITLNRPKALNSLNTSMVTKLLQQLRDWENNKSLVIVKGAGEKAFCAGGDVKSAIDRVEGPRFFHTEYNVNYLIGKYKIPYIAFINGVTMGGGVGVSVHGRYRVATEKTVVAMPETKIGLFPDVGASYFLPRLQVNLGMYLGLTGDRLKGKDVVKAGIATHFVSSKRLYELEKLLSRCTNDNEVLSLLNKFHEPSEEFSLADNIKHINYCFAASTLEEIIERLEKVQNDWSLKTIQTLRQMCPGSLKITLRALQRGAQLELPQCLKMEYRLACRATENHDFPEGVRALLIDKDNKPKWQHSSLSDVDDDYVEDYFKKLPQDKELQFFDAKL